The Pseudomonas kermanshahensis genome includes a window with the following:
- a CDS encoding pyridoxal-phosphate dependent enzyme produces MTLHIQTPLIESRPLSLASGCTVWLKLEAVQPCGSFKLRGVGHACEVHHARGARHFVSSSGGNAGLAVAYAGRKLGVPVTVVVPETTTERAKQLLRLEGAKVVVHGSSWQEANELAQTLLGSGDAFIHPFDDPLLWAGHASLIDEVAATGLKPDAVVLSVGGGGLLSGVVEGLTRNGWDDVPVLAVETTGAASLHAAVQAGHPVELERLASVATSLGAKRVADQALECARNHPLHNHLVSDRAALEACERFLLDHRVLVEPACGAALAVAYEAKKLAEYNNVLIVVCGGATATLAQIQDWLKQVD; encoded by the coding sequence ATGACTTTGCATATACAGACGCCGCTGATCGAATCCCGCCCGCTTTCGCTGGCGTCAGGCTGTACCGTTTGGCTCAAGCTTGAGGCAGTGCAGCCTTGTGGTTCGTTCAAGCTGCGTGGCGTGGGCCATGCCTGCGAAGTCCACCATGCCAGGGGCGCGCGCCATTTTGTGTCGTCGTCCGGGGGTAACGCCGGGCTGGCGGTGGCGTATGCCGGCCGCAAACTAGGGGTACCGGTGACCGTGGTGGTACCCGAGACTACCACCGAGCGCGCCAAGCAACTGTTGCGCCTTGAAGGCGCCAAGGTGGTGGTGCATGGCAGCTCCTGGCAGGAGGCCAACGAGCTGGCCCAGACCCTGCTCGGCAGCGGCGATGCGTTCATTCACCCCTTCGACGACCCACTGCTGTGGGCAGGACATGCCAGCCTGATCGACGAAGTTGCCGCCACCGGGCTTAAACCCGATGCGGTGGTGCTGTCGGTCGGCGGAGGCGGATTGCTCAGTGGCGTAGTCGAAGGGCTGACACGCAATGGCTGGGATGATGTACCCGTGCTGGCAGTGGAAACCACCGGTGCCGCCTCGCTGCACGCAGCGGTGCAAGCAGGCCACCCGGTTGAACTGGAGCGCCTCGCCTCGGTGGCCACCTCCCTGGGTGCGAAGCGCGTTGCTGATCAGGCATTGGAATGCGCGCGTAACCATCCGCTGCACAACCATCTGGTCAGCGACCGTGCCGCGCTGGAAGCCTGCGAGCGATTCTTGCTCGATCATCGGGTATTGGTGGAGCCCGCGTGTGGGGCTGCATTGGCGGTAGCTTACGAAGCCAAGAAATTGGCCGAGTACAACAATGTGCTGATAGTGGTTTGCGGGGGCGCCACGGCGACACTGGCGCAGATTCAGGATTGGTTGAAGCAGGTCGATTGA
- the yghU gene encoding glutathione-dependent disulfide-bond oxidoreductase → MSKHPYAPPKVWRNDAASGGQFASINRPVAGPTHDKALPMGKHPLQLYSLATPNGVKVNIALEELLALGHSGAEYDAWLIRIGEGDQFSNGFVQVNPNSKIPALLDRSVEPPVRVFESGSILLYLAEKFGALLPTSAAARTESLNWLFWQMGAAPYLGGGFGHFYVYAPEKFEYAINRFTMEAKRQLDVLDRRLAESRYLGGDEYSIADIAVWPWYGELVRGNLYGAATFLAVHEFTHVQRWAEEIAQRPAVQRGSRVNRTWGDEASQVPERHSAADLD, encoded by the coding sequence ATGAGCAAGCACCCTTACGCCCCACCCAAGGTCTGGCGCAATGACGCAGCCTCCGGTGGCCAGTTCGCCAGCATCAACCGCCCGGTAGCCGGCCCGACCCATGACAAGGCGCTGCCAATGGGCAAGCACCCCTTGCAGTTGTATTCGCTGGCCACGCCCAATGGCGTGAAGGTGAACATAGCCCTTGAAGAGTTACTCGCCCTGGGCCACAGCGGCGCTGAATACGACGCCTGGTTGATCCGCATCGGCGAGGGTGACCAGTTTTCCAACGGCTTCGTGCAGGTCAACCCCAACTCGAAGATCCCTGCCCTGCTCGACCGCAGTGTCGAGCCACCGGTACGGGTATTCGAGTCGGGCTCGATCCTGTTGTACCTGGCGGAAAAGTTCGGTGCGCTATTGCCCACGTCTGCCGCTGCACGTACCGAAAGCCTGAACTGGCTGTTCTGGCAGATGGGCGCGGCGCCTTACCTGGGCGGCGGCTTTGGCCACTTCTACGTGTACGCCCCGGAAAAGTTCGAATACGCCATCAACCGCTTCACCATGGAAGCCAAGCGCCAACTGGATGTGCTCGACCGCCGCCTGGCCGAAAGTCGTTATTTGGGCGGCGATGAATACAGCATCGCCGATATCGCCGTGTGGCCTTGGTATGGCGAGCTGGTGCGCGGCAATCTTTATGGCGCAGCAACGTTTCTGGCGGTGCACGAATTCACCCACGTGCAGCGTTGGGCCGAAGAGATCGCCCAGCGGCCCGCCGTGCAACGTGGGTCACGGGTCAATCGCACCTGGGGCGATGAAGCCAGCCAAGTACCAGAACGGCACTCGGCGGCCGACCTGGATTGA
- a CDS encoding RidA family protein → MANTDIIYTPDPDADSISSDVAEYNGVLVSTQIPTRADGSLELGDIVAQSECTLQALKVALEKAGSGMDRVLHLTIYLTDMAERAAFNEVYQRFFSKPWPVRAAVGVASLAVEGMRVEVTAMAAKR, encoded by the coding sequence ATGGCAAACACAGATATCATCTACACCCCCGATCCGGACGCCGATTCCATTTCGTCCGACGTCGCCGAATACAACGGTGTGCTGGTCTCCACCCAGATCCCCACCCGCGCCGATGGCAGCCTCGAGCTGGGCGACATCGTTGCGCAGAGCGAATGCACCCTGCAGGCGCTGAAAGTAGCCCTGGAAAAAGCCGGCAGCGGCATGGACCGCGTGCTGCACCTGACCATCTACCTCACCGACATGGCTGAACGTGCAGCGTTCAACGAGGTGTACCAGCGCTTCTTCAGCAAGCCATGGCCCGTGCGCGCCGCCGTTGGCGTGGCCTCGCTGGCGGTCGAAGGCATGCGCGTGGAAGTCACCGCGATGGCTGCCAAACGCTGA
- a CDS encoding amidase: MIEVTEVSIAELRDALESGRTTAVELVKAYQARIDAYDGADTATALNAVVVRNPDALKEAEASDARRAKGQPLSPLDGIPYTAKDSYLVKGLTAASGSPAFKDLVAQRDAFTIERLRAAGAVCLGKTNMPPMANGGMQRGVYGRAESPYNAAYLTAPFASGSSNGAGTATAASFSAFGLAEETWSSGRGPASNNGLCAYTPSRGVISVRGNWPLTPTMDVVVPYARTMADLLEILDVVVADDADKRGDLWRLQPWVPIPAASSVRPASYLDLAVDASALKGKRFGVPRMYINADPEAGTSEKPGIGGPTGQRINTRDSVIDLWQQARQALEAAGAEVLEVDFPLVSNCEGDRPGAPTVYNRGIVSKAFLHDELWELSGWAFDDFLRANDDPKLNRLADVDGPKIFPHDPGTLPNREDDLAAGMDEYVNMAKRGLKTWDQIETLPDGLRGLEKTRKLDLEDWMDTLGLDAVLFPTVADVGPADADVNPASADIAWSNGIWVANGNLAIRHLGVPTVTVPMGVMADIGMPVGLTFAGRAYTDNHLLSFAAAFEATGSRRMIPPRTPALGK; the protein is encoded by the coding sequence ATGATCGAGGTAACCGAGGTTTCCATTGCCGAGCTGCGCGACGCACTCGAGTCGGGCCGCACGACGGCGGTCGAGCTGGTCAAGGCCTACCAGGCGCGCATCGACGCCTACGATGGCGCCGACACCGCTACCGCACTGAACGCCGTGGTGGTACGCAACCCAGACGCACTGAAGGAGGCTGAAGCCTCCGACGCCCGCCGCGCCAAGGGCCAGCCCCTGAGCCCGCTGGACGGCATCCCCTACACAGCCAAGGACAGCTACCTGGTCAAGGGCCTGACTGCGGCTTCCGGCAGCCCGGCCTTCAAAGACTTGGTCGCCCAGCGCGACGCCTTCACCATCGAGCGCCTGCGCGCCGCCGGTGCCGTGTGCCTGGGCAAGACCAACATGCCGCCCATGGCCAACGGTGGCATGCAGCGGGGCGTCTATGGCCGCGCCGAAAGCCCATACAACGCTGCCTACCTGACTGCGCCCTTCGCCTCTGGCTCGTCCAACGGTGCCGGCACCGCGACGGCCGCCAGCTTCAGTGCCTTTGGCCTGGCCGAGGAAACCTGGTCCAGTGGCCGTGGCCCTGCATCGAACAACGGCCTGTGCGCCTACACCCCTTCGCGTGGGGTGATCTCGGTGCGTGGCAACTGGCCGCTGACCCCGACCATGGACGTGGTGGTGCCTTATGCCCGCACCATGGCCGACCTGCTGGAAATCCTCGACGTGGTGGTTGCCGACGACGCCGACAAGCGCGGCGACTTGTGGCGCCTGCAACCTTGGGTACCGATCCCGGCCGCCTCTTCGGTGCGCCCGGCGTCGTACCTGGACCTGGCTGTGGATGCCAGCGCGCTCAAGGGCAAACGCTTTGGCGTGCCGCGCATGTACATCAATGCCGACCCAGAAGCTGGCACCTCCGAGAAGCCGGGTATCGGTGGCCCAACCGGCCAGCGCATCAACACCCGCGACAGCGTCATCGACCTGTGGCAACAAGCGCGCCAGGCGTTGGAAGCGGCAGGTGCCGAAGTGCTCGAAGTGGACTTCCCTCTGGTCTCCAACTGCGAAGGCGACCGCCCTGGCGCCCCGACCGTGTACAACCGCGGCATCGTCAGCAAGGCATTCCTCCATGACGAACTGTGGGAGCTGTCGGGCTGGGCCTTTGACGACTTCCTGCGGGCCAACGACGACCCCAAGCTCAACCGCCTGGCCGATGTCGATGGGCCGAAGATCTTCCCGCACGACCCCGGCACCCTGCCCAACCGTGAGGACGACCTGGCCGCCGGCATGGACGAATACGTCAACATGGCCAAACGCGGCCTGAAGACCTGGGACCAGATCGAAACGCTGCCCGACGGCCTGCGCGGCCTGGAGAAAACCCGCAAGCTGGACCTGGAAGACTGGATGGACACCCTGGGCCTGGACGCGGTGCTGTTCCCGACCGTGGCCGACGTAGGGCCAGCGGATGCTGACGTCAACCCGGCTTCGGCCGACATTGCCTGGAGCAACGGCATCTGGGTGGCCAATGGCAACCTTGCGATCCGCCACCTGGGCGTACCGACCGTCACCGTGCCCATGGGCGTAATGGCTGACATCGGCATGCCGGTGGGGCTGACGTTCGCCGGCCGCGCCTATACCGACAATCACCTGTTGAGCTTCGCCGCGGCCTTCGAGGCCACTGGCTCGCGCCGCATGATTCCACCGCGTACGCCAGCACTGGGCAAGTAA
- a CDS encoding MFS transporter, giving the protein MTAQQPAPASNTSNVTLQILSIVFYTFIAFLCIGLPIAVLPSYVHDQLGFGAVVAGITIGLQYLATLLSRPFAGRVADTLGGKQAIRFGLLGIASCGVLTLLSAWTLSVPLLSLALLLGGRLLLGIAQGLIGVATLSWGISQVGPEHTARVISWNGIASYGAIAIGAPVGVLAVDGLDFSVLGPTLLVLALLAMLVLRKRPDVVVVRGERLPFWSAFGRVAPCGLGLTLASIGYGTLTTFVTLYYLERGWAGAAWCLSAFGVCFIISRLLFVNAVNRFGGYNVAVVCMATEVVGLGLLWLAPSPPWALAGAGLTGFGLSLVYPALGVEAIKQVPSSSRGAGLGAYAVFFDMALAIAGPVMGAVAVHLGYASIFCVAALLALAGVGLTLLLARRSRRS; this is encoded by the coding sequence ATGACCGCGCAACAGCCCGCCCCCGCCAGCAATACCTCCAACGTCACCCTGCAGATCCTGTCGATCGTCTTCTACACGTTCATTGCCTTCCTCTGCATCGGCCTGCCGATTGCGGTGTTGCCCAGCTATGTGCATGACCAGTTGGGCTTCGGCGCGGTTGTCGCCGGGATAACGATTGGCCTGCAGTACCTGGCCACCCTGCTGAGCCGCCCCTTTGCCGGGCGGGTGGCGGACACGCTGGGCGGCAAGCAGGCGATTCGTTTCGGCTTGCTCGGCATTGCCAGTTGCGGGGTGCTGACGCTGTTGTCGGCCTGGACCCTGAGCGTGCCGTTACTGAGCCTGGCGCTATTGCTGGGCGGGCGCCTGCTGCTGGGCATCGCCCAAGGGCTGATCGGCGTGGCCACCTTGAGCTGGGGCATCAGCCAGGTTGGGCCGGAGCACACCGCCCGGGTGATCTCGTGGAACGGTATCGCGTCTTACGGCGCCATCGCCATTGGTGCACCGGTCGGCGTGCTGGCCGTGGATGGCCTGGACTTCAGCGTGCTGGGGCCAACCTTGCTGGTGCTGGCGCTGCTGGCCATGCTGGTGCTGCGCAAACGCCCGGACGTGGTGGTGGTACGGGGCGAGCGGCTGCCCTTCTGGTCTGCGTTCGGCCGCGTTGCGCCCTGTGGCCTGGGGCTGACACTGGCGTCGATCGGCTATGGCACGCTGACCACGTTCGTCACCCTTTATTACCTGGAACGTGGCTGGGCCGGTGCAGCCTGGTGCCTGAGCGCCTTCGGCGTGTGCTTTATCATTTCGCGGCTGTTGTTCGTCAATGCGGTCAACCGGTTTGGCGGCTACAACGTGGCAGTGGTGTGCATGGCCACCGAAGTGGTCGGCCTGGGACTGCTGTGGCTGGCACCCTCGCCGCCTTGGGCGTTGGCGGGTGCCGGGCTCACAGGGTTTGGCTTGTCGCTGGTGTACCCGGCACTGGGCGTAGAAGCCATCAAGCAGGTGCCTAGCAGCAGCCGCGGCGCTGGGTTGGGGGCTTACGCAGTGTTTTTCGACATGGCCTTGGCCATCGCCGGCCCGGTGATGGGCGCGGTGGCAGTGCACCTGGGCTATGCCTCTATCTTCTGCGTTGCCGCCCTGCTCGCCTTGGCAGGCGTCGGCTTAACGCTGCTTCTGGCGCGGCGCAGCCGACGCAGCTGA
- a CDS encoding helix-turn-helix transcriptional regulator, which translates to MPLSPPEERQLTLTVLKAAIQALGSVAARNMEILLHDLDHPEHSVVAIVNGHLSGRVVGSPILAAPEQDLGFKALMRATVEQRGCAPVVLPDYPTTLKGRTLRSATAIFRDSTGHPFASLCINTDVTGLDAAMNFLQQLQPLSDSPAVSEPADMALLMSEIIQGALQRSGQGRMTKQAKVDAVRVMQERGLFIVKGGVEKAASALGVTRYTVYNYLEQLRGEQPAAARED; encoded by the coding sequence ATGCCGCTCTCTCCCCCTGAAGAACGTCAGCTCACCCTCACCGTTCTCAAGGCCGCTATCCAGGCCTTGGGCAGCGTTGCCGCGCGCAACATGGAAATCCTCCTGCACGACCTCGACCACCCGGAACACTCCGTGGTGGCAATCGTCAACGGCCACCTTTCTGGCCGTGTGGTCGGCAGCCCAATCCTCGCCGCGCCGGAACAGGACCTAGGCTTCAAGGCCCTGATGCGGGCCACCGTGGAACAGCGCGGCTGTGCGCCTGTGGTCTTGCCGGATTACCCGACCACGCTCAAGGGCCGCACCCTGCGCAGCGCCACGGCCATTTTCCGCGACAGCACCGGCCACCCGTTCGCCAGCCTCTGCATCAATACCGACGTTACGGGGCTGGACGCTGCGATGAATTTTCTGCAGCAGCTGCAGCCCCTGAGCGACTCGCCAGCGGTCAGCGAACCCGCCGACATGGCGCTATTGATGAGCGAAATCATCCAGGGCGCGCTGCAACGCAGCGGCCAAGGCCGGATGACCAAGCAGGCCAAGGTCGACGCGGTGCGGGTCATGCAGGAGCGTGGCTTGTTCATCGTCAAAGGCGGCGTGGAAAAGGCTGCCAGCGCCCTTGGGGTGACCCGCTACACCGTTTACAACTACCTGGAGCAGTTGCGTGGCGAACAGCCGGCAGCGGCTCGTGAAGACTGA
- a CDS encoding alpha/beta hydrolase family protein yields MNITRSVLALVLLGGLLAHAQAAPWVAGLHHMTLADPVDDRPMQALAFYPATGVPHNMRIDGYPLDVAEEAPVALGQFPLLVLSHGNTGSPLALHYLATALARQGFVVVAVVHPGDNARDHSRLGTLSNLYGRPLQVSAAITAARNDALLGPYLNDGKVGVIGYSAGGETALIVSGAQPDLDRLRQYCLERPSDGDACKTHGVLIADRSELAPKADSRVGAAMLMAPLSLLFGRHALASVRIPVLIYSGDSDQLVAVDRNAEALSRKLPVTPDYRLLAGAGHFVFMARCDEEQHARMPALCKDAEGVDRRHIHHSLQRDTAAFFSQALSAPLPDERSAASAAPRQKQR; encoded by the coding sequence ATGAACATCACTCGCAGCGTGTTGGCGCTGGTCCTGCTCGGCGGCCTGTTGGCCCACGCCCAGGCCGCGCCTTGGGTCGCCGGCCTGCACCACATGACCCTGGCCGACCCTGTCGATGATCGCCCGATGCAAGCGTTGGCGTTTTACCCGGCGACAGGTGTGCCCCATAACATGCGCATCGACGGCTATCCGCTCGACGTCGCCGAAGAGGCGCCGGTGGCCCTGGGGCAGTTCCCTTTACTGGTGCTCTCCCACGGCAATACCGGCAGCCCGCTGGCCTTGCATTACCTGGCCACCGCGCTGGCACGGCAGGGTTTTGTGGTCGTGGCGGTGGTGCACCCGGGGGACAACGCCCGCGATCACAGTCGCCTGGGTACCTTGAGCAACCTGTATGGCCGGCCGCTGCAAGTCAGCGCCGCGATCACGGCTGCCCGTAACGACGCGCTGCTTGGGCCCTACCTGAATGATGGCAAGGTAGGTGTCATCGGCTATTCGGCCGGGGGCGAAACGGCGCTGATCGTCTCGGGTGCGCAACCCGACCTGGACCGCCTGCGCCAGTACTGCCTTGAGCGCCCCAGCGATGGCGACGCCTGCAAGACCCATGGCGTGCTGATTGCCGACCGCAGCGAGCTGGCACCGAAGGCCGATTCACGGGTGGGCGCGGCGATGCTGATGGCGCCGCTGAGCCTGCTGTTTGGCCGCCATGCGCTGGCCAGTGTGCGCATCCCGGTGCTGATCTACAGCGGCGACAGCGACCAACTGGTGGCCGTGGACCGCAATGCCGAAGCGTTGTCGCGCAAACTGCCCGTCACGCCGGATTATCGTCTGCTGGCCGGCGCAGGGCATTTCGTGTTCATGGCGCGCTGCGACGAAGAACAACACGCCCGTATGCCGGCGCTGTGCAAGGATGCCGAAGGCGTTGACCGCCGCCATATTCATCACTCGTTGCAACGCGACACCGCAGCGTTCTTCAGCCAGGCCCTCAGCGCACCGCTACCGGATGAGCGCTCAGCTGCGTCGGCTGCGCCGCGCCAGAAGCAGCGTTAA
- a CDS encoding metallophosphoesterase family protein: MKIGVIADTHGLLRPEAVDALVGCALIVHAGDIGKPDVLEVLEALAPVRVVRGNNDLKWPWAADLPDQLSFDMGGLQALLVHDIADVPAKLDEAVRVVITGHSHKPLIDWRNGLLYLNPGSAGPRRFILPVTVAVIEIEGEALVANIIPLLD, translated from the coding sequence ATGAAAATTGGCGTGATCGCCGACACCCACGGTTTATTGCGCCCAGAGGCGGTTGATGCGCTGGTCGGTTGTGCGCTGATCGTGCATGCCGGTGATATCGGCAAACCGGACGTACTGGAGGTGCTGGAGGCACTGGCGCCGGTACGGGTGGTGCGCGGCAACAATGACCTGAAATGGCCTTGGGCGGCGGACTTGCCCGATCAACTGAGCTTCGACATGGGGGGCTTGCAGGCACTCCTGGTGCATGACATCGCCGATGTGCCGGCCAAGCTCGATGAAGCTGTGCGAGTGGTGATCACCGGGCATTCGCACAAGCCGCTGATCGACTGGCGGAACGGGCTGCTGTACCTGAATCCCGGAAGCGCCGGGCCGCGACGGTTCATATTGCCCGTGACGGTGGCGGTAATTGAAATAGAGGGAGAAGCGTTAGTCGCCAACATCATTCCCTTGCTCGATTGA
- a CDS encoding carboxynorspermidine decarboxylase: MIKTPYYLIDKTKLLGNMEKIAYVREKSGAKALLALKCFATWSVFDLMQQYMDGTTSSSLFELKLGRQKFAGETHAYSVAWADDEVEEMLENCDKIIFNSIGQLQRFAEQSEGKVRGLRVNPQVSSSDYLLADPARPFSRLGEWDPEKIEKVIEQISGFMFHNNCENGDFSLFDKMLTHIEERFGHLLHKVEWVSLGGGIHFTGEDYAVDAFCARLKAFSQTYGVQVYLEPGEAAITNSASLEVTVLDTLYNGKHLAVVDSSIEAHLLDLLIYRLNAKMAPNDGEHTYMVCGKSCLAGDIFGEYQFDRPLAIGDRLSFIDTAGYTMVKKNWFNGLKMPSIVVKQLDGSVEVVREFGFEDYVSSLS, translated from the coding sequence ATGATCAAGACGCCGTACTACCTCATCGATAAAACCAAGCTGCTGGGCAACATGGAGAAGATCGCGTACGTGCGCGAGAAGTCCGGTGCCAAGGCGCTGCTCGCCCTCAAGTGTTTCGCGACCTGGTCGGTGTTCGACCTGATGCAGCAATACATGGACGGCACCACCTCTTCGTCGCTGTTCGAGCTCAAGCTCGGCCGCCAGAAATTCGCAGGCGAAACCCACGCCTACAGCGTTGCCTGGGCCGACGACGAAGTCGAGGAAATGCTCGAGAACTGCGACAAGATCATCTTCAACTCGATCGGCCAACTGCAACGCTTCGCCGAACAGTCCGAAGGCAAGGTCCGCGGCCTGCGCGTCAACCCGCAAGTCAGCAGCTCCGACTACCTGCTCGCCGACCCGGCACGCCCGTTCAGCCGCCTCGGTGAGTGGGACCCGGAGAAGATCGAGAAGGTCATCGAGCAGATCTCCGGCTTCATGTTCCACAACAACTGTGAGAACGGTGACTTCAGCCTGTTCGACAAGATGCTCACGCACATCGAAGAGCGCTTCGGCCACCTGCTGCACAAGGTCGAGTGGGTCAGCCTCGGTGGCGGCATCCACTTCACCGGTGAAGACTATGCAGTCGATGCGTTTTGCGCGCGCCTTAAAGCCTTCTCGCAAACCTACGGCGTGCAGGTGTACCTGGAACCGGGCGAAGCCGCCATCACCAACAGCGCCTCGCTGGAAGTGACCGTGCTCGACACCCTGTACAACGGCAAGCACCTGGCCGTGGTCGACAGCTCGATCGAAGCGCACCTGCTCGACCTGCTGATCTACCGCCTCAACGCCAAGATGGCCCCCAACGATGGCGAGCACACCTACATGGTCTGCGGCAAATCGTGCCTGGCCGGTGACATCTTCGGCGAGTACCAATTCGATCGTCCGTTGGCCATTGGCGACCGCCTGTCGTTCATCGACACGGCCGGCTACACCATGGTCAAGAAAAACTGGTTCAACGGTCTAAAAATGCCATCCATCGTGGTCAAGCAGCTCGACGGCAGTGTCGAGGTGGTGCGCGAGTTCGGTTTCGAAGACTACGTTTCCAGCCTGTCGTAA
- a CDS encoding saccharopine dehydrogenase family protein, with amino-acid sequence MKKNVLIIGAGGVAKVVAHKCAQHNDELGRIAIASRNISKCQAIIDSVKAKGSLKVPADIQAFSLNALDVEATKALIRETESQIVINVGSAFLNMSVLRACIDTGVAYLDTAIHEEPGKICETPPWYGNYEWKHLEECQEKNITAILGVGFDPGVVNSYAKLAQQQYFDSIDSIDILDVNAGSHGKYFATNFDPEINFREFTGQVWSWQNSRWTSNTMFEVKRTDDLPVVGSQNLYLTGHDEVHSISKNLNVPNVRFWMSFGEHYINVFTVLKNLGLLSEQPVKTAEGLEVVPLKVVKAVLPDPASLAPGYTGKTCIGDLVKGTKDGQPREVFIYNVADHEEAFAETDSQGISYTAGVPPVAAALLVARGEWDAKRMVNVEELPAEPFLKALDVMGLPTRVKDEKGDRPWDAEA; translated from the coding sequence TTGAAGAAGAACGTTCTTATCATTGGTGCAGGAGGTGTCGCCAAGGTGGTGGCCCACAAGTGCGCGCAGCATAACGACGAACTCGGTCGTATTGCCATTGCGTCGCGGAACATCTCCAAATGCCAGGCCATCATCGACAGCGTCAAGGCCAAGGGTAGCCTCAAGGTACCCGCCGACATCCAGGCCTTCTCGCTCAACGCCCTCGATGTCGAGGCGACCAAAGCACTGATCCGCGAGACCGAATCGCAGATCGTGATCAACGTGGGCTCTGCCTTCCTCAACATGTCGGTGCTGCGTGCCTGCATCGATACCGGTGTCGCCTACCTGGACACCGCGATTCACGAAGAACCGGGCAAAATCTGCGAGACGCCGCCCTGGTACGGCAACTACGAGTGGAAACACCTCGAAGAGTGCCAAGAAAAGAACATTACCGCCATTCTCGGCGTCGGTTTCGACCCGGGTGTGGTGAACAGCTACGCAAAACTTGCGCAGCAGCAATACTTCGACAGCATTGATTCGATCGACATCCTCGACGTCAATGCCGGTTCGCATGGCAAGTACTTCGCCACCAACTTCGACCCGGAAATCAACTTCCGCGAGTTCACCGGGCAAGTATGGAGCTGGCAGAACAGCCGGTGGACCAGCAACACCATGTTCGAGGTCAAGCGTACCGACGACCTGCCCGTAGTAGGTTCGCAAAACCTGTACCTGACCGGCCACGATGAAGTGCACTCGATTTCGAAGAACCTCAACGTGCCGAACGTGCGCTTCTGGATGAGCTTCGGCGAGCACTACATCAATGTGTTCACCGTGCTGAAAAACCTCGGCCTGCTCTCCGAGCAACCGGTCAAGACCGCCGAAGGCCTGGAAGTGGTGCCGTTGAAAGTGGTCAAGGCCGTGCTGCCAGACCCAGCCTCCCTGGCCCCGGGCTACACCGGCAAGACCTGCATCGGTGACCTGGTCAAGGGCACCAAGGACGGCCAGCCGCGCGAAGTGTTCATCTACAACGTGGCGGATCACGAAGAAGCTTTCGCCGAGACCGACAGCCAAGGTATTTCCTACACCGCCGGTGTACCGCCAGTGGCTGCCGCCCTGCTGGTCGCCCGTGGCGAGTGGGATGCCAAGCGCATGGTCAACGTCGAAGAACTGCCAGCCGAGCCGTTCCTCAAGGCGCTGGACGTGATGGGCCTGCCGACTCGCGTCAAAGATGAGAAAGGCGATCGTCCTTGGGACGCTGAAGCCTAA